A region of the Phoenix dactylifera cultivar Barhee BC4 chromosome 10, palm_55x_up_171113_PBpolish2nd_filt_p, whole genome shotgun sequence genome:
tatttgcatttttagGGCTTACTtgtgggtttattaggatttatttctgtgtaaggggatttatgcaaattttgtattttggccctatatatagggaccacttttcatgattagggtttaatgaaagaTTAACAATTTTCTTCCCCacgtttcttcttcctctctttctccttctcttctccttcttttcttcttcttcctccttctcttctccctcttcttctgttccTGATTTAAAATTGCAACGTGAGTACATTGAAACCACTGAAGTCTACCTTCCCGGATTTGGTCctacatcaacttggtatcagagcaaggctggttttgcccctgctgccaaagccccgatccaTCTCCCGGCTACTTCttccaaaccaaaaaaaaaaaaaaatcccgtaggatcacgtgacctgcacgtgtttccaaaaaaaaaaaaaataataacctCTGTTTCTATCGAacggaaaccctagggtttccgcCGCCGACGCCATTGCCGCCGCCCCTGCCGTGCCGTCTCTGCCGCCGACGCCTTCTCCTCCGTCAACCGAGCCGCGCCGCCCCTGTGTCCGTGCCGTCCGTGTCGCTCCGCCTTCGCCGCCTCCGCCCGTGCCGCCTCCTGCCGCCGCCGAGATCCGCCATCGCTCGAGCCCCGTTTTCTCCCTCCCCACCGAGCCGCGCCGCTTCGCCGTCGCCGTCCCCGCCGCTCCCGCGACCGCCCGATtgccaccaccacctcctcggccgcctcCTTCTCGCGGTCGACCGCAGCGACCATCGCCGAGTCGCCGCCGCCGTTGCCAAGCCGTGTCACCTCCGTCCGGACGCCGCCTACGCCAAGCGCTCCTCTGACGCATCCACCCGAGCCGTTGCCGCCCGAAGAACCTCCTGCACTGTTTCCGGCCGTCACGCCTCTGCAGCATCTTCCCGATTTCGGCCACCATCTCCGCCGTCACCTCCCtcatctcctctccctctctcacttTCCCCAAATTTCCTCCACTCCATCGCCATCGCACGCCCCTGCAGTTCCGCCTCCTTACCACTGCCGACCGCCGCCTGCTGTTTTCCTCTTCCGCCGAGAAGCACCGAGCCCCTTCCCCCTAACTCCACTTTCCCCACCCCCTGTTGCATTCCTCCAAGCTACCATCGCGGGCTTCCTTGGCCCGCCGTCCACTAAACCCCTCTTCTGGCCCTGTTGCCACTTGTCCAGCAGGCCGCAGGCCCTGTTTCAGGCCCAAACCAGAGTGTTCTTCAGCCCAATTCAACAGCCCAGGAAGCCTTGTGCTGTAGATGCAGTTCCACAACTCCAGCTAGCTCTGTCCGGCGCCCACTTCGTGTTCGAGACTCCACGAGCAGACGATCCTGGTCAACTGCATTCACCACAGGTAATAGGTTCTTCCTCCTTTGGGCTTGCTTATCTaaatatgttctagttctcttgcatgacagccctattttgaaacttattttcttgtcaAACTGCAAAACCTAGAACATTTTCCACCACACCCGTCCTACCTACcaattaaatctaaatattaaattagcacaccttagcGACAAGACATCATCAATATCcatagatcagattactttTGGACTTTGAATGGCTGTAAAATGTGTTTGCAACCTAacttcttatagtgactaattttctactttaattctgaaataaccaaagtacaaattagtaacatttaattttaagttacttTTGTGAAAAGTTGCTGATTTCTGAATTCATAGTAGGTTGCATTAGTGGGTTGCatcagtaggttgtcctgcatcacatTTGGACAATTAGGATTCATTAGTAGcattgcatatcatatcaccaaCTAGAGTAGTTCCTGTATGCCCacccgtagtggtagagagtacctcctcactgactGTCAAACCCCTTTATCCACCATGGACCCCAGAGTTATACAAGATATTCTGGAACATTTAGCTGCAATACGAGCTGATCAAGACGAATTCAAACGTGAGATCCGTGCT
Encoded here:
- the LOC120112094 gene encoding leucine-rich repeat extensin-like protein 5; translation: MGAIHPFMVYKGFRRRRHCRRPCRAVSAADAFSSVNRAAPPLCPCRPCRSAFAASARAASCRRRDPPSLEPRFLPPHRAAPLRRRRPRRSRDRPIATTTSSAASFSRSTAATIAESPPPLPSRVTSVRTPPTPSAPLTHPPEPLPPEEPPALFPAVTPLQHLPDFGHHLRRHLPHLLSLSHFPQISSTPSPSHAPAVPPPYHCRPPPAVFLFRREAPSPFPLTPLSPPPVAFLQATIAGFLGPPSTKPLFWPCCHLSSRPQALFQAQTRVFFSPIQQPRKPCAVDAVPQLQLALSGAHFVFETPRADDPGQLHSPQVIGSSSFGLAYLNMF